The Atribacter laminatus genome contains the following window.
TTTCTTCTGGTTGTCCTAATCGCCCAACCGGTATTTGATTGATCCACCCTTCCTTAATTGCTTCAGGTAAATTCCGGGTCATATCAGTATCAAAAAAACCAGGTGCAATTGCATTAACGGTGATTCCACGGGATGCAATTTCTCGGGCAAGTGATTTGGTAAAACCAATGATAGCTGCTTTGGCGGATGAGTAATTTACCTGTCCGGCATTTCCAATTACCCCCACCACTGAAGAAATATTAATGATCCGACCATACCTCCTTTTTACCATGGACTTCAAAACACTTTTGGTGCATTGATATGTACCTTGAAGACAAACATTGAGCACCAGGTGCCAATCTTCATCTTTCATCCTTAATAGGGCCGCATCTCTGGTTAAACCAGCATTATTCACCAAGATATCAATGTGACCCCATCTTTCTAAAACATCCTGTACCATTTTATCAATTTGTTCTTTGTTGGTTACATCAACCCGATAGGAAAAGGAATCAATACCATTTGATTGTAAATGATCTATCGTTTTTGAGAGTTCCGACTCCGGCAAAACATCACAGATTATGGGAGTTGCTCCATAACCACCTAATATTTTCGCCGTAGCAAAACCAATTCCTCTTCCAGCTCCGGTGATTATAGCAATTTGGTTTCTTAAGTCAACCATTTATGACGCCTCTTTCATCCATTCATTTAAAACTGATGCTGATTGAATTGAACGAGTCTCAACCTGACCGTATTCCCGTTTGAACAACTTTGATAACACATTTCCCGGTCCAATTTCAACAAATCTCCGATAACCATCTTGGTAAAGTCGATCCATTATATCTTTCCATTTTACTGGGGAAACCATTTGTTGGTTCAGTAATTCTCGTATTTTTTCTGGATCGTTTAAATAATCGGCAGTAACATTACTTAAAAACCTTACCTGAGGTTGAGCTATGGAAATTTGTGACAAAATAGTTTGAAATTCATGGGCGGCTTCCCTCATAAAAGAAGAATGAAAGGGAGCACTAACTCGCAACTCAATAATTTTTTTTGCCCCTCGCGATTTGGCATTTTCCATTACCGAAGGAACCAGGGTTTTTTCCAAGGAAAAAACCACTTGCTCTGAAGAATTATAATTGGCTATTTCAATCTTTCCGTTGTGTGAGAGTTCCTCTATCAGTGGCTTTAACTGTTGGTCTGGAAGGCCTATAACCGCAACCATCGTTCCATTCCCTGCCGGAACCGCATTCTGCATAATCTCTCCTCTTTTTCTAACTAAAAAAACGGCATCAGAAAAGTTGATCGAACCAGCGGCAACCAACGCCGAATACTCGCCCAAACTATGGCCTGCCACAGCAACCGGCGTAAATGAAATCTTTGAACTCATTATCTGATAAATGAGCGCGCTTAGAGTTAAAAGTGCTGGTTGAGTATTATAAGTCAGGTTCAATTCCTCCTCTGGACCTTCCTGAGAAAGTTTGAGGAGGTCAACACCAATTTTTTCCTGAGCAATATTAAAAAACTCTTGAGTTTGCTGAGGGTAGTGATTTAAAAAATCTTGTACCATACCCACTCGCTGCGATCCTTGTCCAGGAAAAAGAAATACCCATTGGTCCATTAAACGCCTACTCCTTCCCCAAAAGGGTGAGTCGAGCAAGGGTATTTTGAAATTCTACCAGCATATCTTGGATAATTTCAGAAACAGGCTTAATATCATGAATCAATCCAGAAATTTGACCGGCCATTACCGAACCCTCTTCAACATCGCCTTCACAGACGGCTCGCCGTAAACTCCCTGAACCTAAAGCTTCTATTTCTTCCCGGCTTGCTCGATGTGTTTCCAGTTCTTCAAACTTTCTGGTCAATCTATTTTTTAAACAACGAACTGGATGACCGGTACTCATTCCGGTCATTATTGTCGATCGATCTTGGGAATTGACTATAGCTTCTTTATAAAAAGGATGGATACTACATTCATTCGAACAAACAAAACGGGTTCCAACCTGTACTCCTTCTGCTCCCAAGGCAAATACTGCCGCCATCCCACGACCGTCACCAATGCCTCCAGCAGCAATCACCGGGATATCAAGAGCATCAACCATTTGCGGCACCAGGCACATGGTAGTAATTTCTCCGATATGACCTCCCGATTCCATTCCTTCTGCAATAATGGCTCGAATGCCATGACGTACAAGTCTTTTTGCCAATTGAACGGAAGCAACAACTGGGATGGTTATTATCCCTCTTTCGGAAAAATCATCAATTAAGCGAGAAGGGTTCCCGGCGCCGGTGGTGACGATTGGGACTCGTTCTTCTTTAACAACTTCGATTTGCTCGTTGATATGGGGAGAAAGAAGCATGAGGTTCACTCCGTAAGGTTTCTCAGTTAGAGTTCGAACCTGGTGAATATTTTCCCGAAGCTCATTCGCATCCATTCCACCAGCTCCAATAATCCCCAACCCACCTGCATTGGAAACTGCTGCTACCAGGGGTGCTGTTGAAACCCAAGCCATGCCTCCTTGCAGAATGGGATAATTTATTCCTAACACTTTGGTGACACGAGTCTCCATCCTATCTCTCCTTCGTTTCAGGTCAGCTATAATAATCAATATCCCTTATCTTTACATATGTTAATAGGTTCTAATAGAATATTTTCCTTAAAACAAAACCTCCCACTACGAGGTCACGGTTTGCATATTTAATAGTAAAGTCGTTTACCTGAACGGCGCTATTCCGAATTAAGATTTCATCTGACACAGCAGGTGTCATCCTGAACTCTCCTTATTGAGGACGCGAGGGCCTCACCTTTTAATTCTTTACTCTTTATAAAAATATTTTAAAGGATGAGATTCTCACTCGTCCGGCAAAAACAACGGACTCCTCAGAATGAGGAAATGGGCTTAAGAGATTGCCACATCGTCCAGCCAAAGAACGGTTGGACTCCTCGCAATGACGGATTTAGATAGGTATTTTTCATCCTCATTTGATACCATCAAGTGGGATGAGACCCTGTTCTCAATATCATCCGTTGTCAATATGCGTTATAAATAACTTCTCTCTCTATATATCATTATCTATCTTTTTAAGCAATGTTTTCGCATGGGAAATAGCATCTCTTTTAATCCTTTTACTGAATACAGTTAAGATGTGATAACCCGTCACGAATTCTTTCTGCCATTTTTTGCTCGACTAAATCTTTCGCCCGGAAAATAGCACTGGTGAGGTCTCGAGCTCTTGATTTTCCGTGACAAACCATACAAATACCTTCAACACCTAGCAAAGGAGCACCACCAATTTCGCTTCGATCAAATCTTTTCCATACTTCTTTCAGTCTTTTTCTGAGCTCTTCATCGACTATGTGCAAAAACAACATATTATTAATAAATTCAAGAAGTCCTTCTCCAAATTTTAACAAGGCATTTCCGGTAAAACCATCACAGACAACGACATCAGCTTTCCCATCGATAATGTCATGGCCTTCTACATTTCCAATAAATTCAAAATTGAGGAAATCGCAGCGGTTTTTAAAATATTGATAAGCACTTTTTACCAGCTCGTTCCCTTTTCCTTCTTCTTCTCCAATAGTTAAAAGCCCTACCCGAGGGCGTTCGATGTTTAAAGCCGCTTTGGCGTATTCGGCTCCCATAACACCGAAATGAAGGAGTTGCTTTGGTTTGCAATCAACATTGGCCCCAACGTCAAGCAAGACTGTGCTTGAATCGACATTCGGTATCAAAGTGGCAATCGCCGGACGCTCAATATCGGCTATCCGTTGCAGACCAAACCAAGCAGCGGCCATTAAAGCTCCACTATTCCCAGCTGATATAAAAGCATCGATTTTTTTCTGAGCTAAAAGTTGCACTCCCCGAACAATAGTTGATTGCGGTTTTTTTCGAATAGCTTCAGCTGGATGTTCTTTCATTTCAATGACTTGGGGTGTGTCTTCAATCGGGAAAAGGTCTTCGTTCATGTTTAATTCGCTATAGAGAGGAGATAATTTCTGTTTCGAGCCAATAACAATTAACTCCAAGTCATTGAAAACCGCATTTTTAATACCCTTCAATATTTCTACCGGGGCATAATCTCCTCCCCAGGCATCAACAGCTATTTTCATACTGGTCTCCGGTTACTCTTTAGATTTGATAACCTGCTTCCCCTTATAATAACCACAGGCTGGGCAAACCCGATGCGAAAGACGTAGAGCGTGACAGTGGGAACATTCAATCAGATTTGGAGCCTTTACCACCCAATGAGTTCTTCTTTTGTCACGATTTGATCGTGAAGTTTTATTAGTAAGATTTGCCATGTATATGTCCTCCCTTAAACGTATACCTTTTGAGTTCTGGTAATCGTTTTATTCTAAAATCATCCACATATTATAAGCAATCTATTCTATCCTGAAAATCCACTAATGCTTAAAAATGCCGTCATCCTGAGCGGTGCTTTTCCGCGTGAGGATCTCATCTGACACCTCGGGTGTCATCCTGAGCCCTCGCTTTTCAAGGACGTGAGGATCTCATCTTTTATTTATTTTAAAAAAATTCTAAATGAGATTGCCACGTCGCACAGGACACTCCTCGCAATGACGGAGCGAAAAAAATCAAATCCCCCCTTACCCCCTTTTCTAAAGGGGGAAATTGATCAGCGTATACATATTTTCAATTTTCATCTGGTGCCACGAAAGTGGCATTAGGGTTTATCCTGAAAACACCGGAATGATTTTTTATTGGTAAACCATATTGAACAATTAACCAGGATCACATTCTGGGCTTTCACCCTCATCCTCACCTTCCCATCAAGGGAGAAGGAACTCTGAATTCTTTTGTTCTTTTTTCCCTCGCCCCTCCGTGGGAGAGGGTCAGGGTGAGGGGGGCAACTCATTTTCATCCTCATCTGGTGCGGATAACGACACCAAGTTTACCCTTTTATATTAAAAATGAAAACTCATTATAATAGAATACCCTTCCAATAATCAAGAGTAACTAATTATGGGAAAATACACATCTCAAATTGGGGTCGGTTTTGATTGCCCCATAGTATAAAATACTTTATTCTATATTGCAAACTATGGTAAATAGTTATGATATCAGTTCATTTAAACTTTATTTTTCAAGTTTAATTTTTCTTAAAGCTGCCAGGCGCGGATCGATATTGGTTTTTTTGCAATCACAATGACTTTGATTGAGATTTATTCCACAGATTGGACACAATCCCTGACACTCTTCAGCACAAATCGGTTTCATTGGAAAATAAACCAACAAAGCATCGATAACTCCTCTTTCTATATCTATTTCCGCATCCTCTTCATGATAATAATACATATCATCAGCACTTTTGGCTTCTGCTTCGAAATCCGATTCTCGGGTAATCCGGTCAAGATTACGAAATTCAAGTTTTAGAGGAGCTTCCATTTTATGGATAAAAGGTTCGAGACATCGAGAACAAGGAAAAATCAAAGCAGTTTCAATTTTTCCTTCCAGCAACAGTCCCGGACCAAAATTGGTTACTGTCAAATCCACTCGAACTGGCTGAGCAAAGGGAATTTTTTCTTCACCAAAAGAAAGCGGCGGAAAGTTTTTACTGAGACTTTCTTTGCTTGTCCATCCCACCTCTTTCTTTACATCACCGATATAAACCTTCATAATCATCTCTCCAAATCATGAACTAACTGGTAGGTATCCAAGGCAATCATGAACTCCTCATTGGTTGGAATAACCATAAGTTTAACCTTCGATTGTTCAGAGTTTATGAAAGCCTCCCTCCTCCTTACGGTATTTTTATCTTTATCTATAGAAATTCCTAAAGGTTCAAGACCCTCACAAATGGTTTTTCTAATATAAGATGAATTTTCTCCTATGCCAGCTGTGAAAACAATTCCATCCAGATCTCCAAGAATAGCATAATAAGCTCCAATATATTTTTTGGCTCGATAGGCTATGATATCGAGCGTTAGCTGGGCACGATGATTGGTTGGAGCTGCAGCTTCGATATCACGAGTATCGCTTGAAATTCCCGATATCCCAACTACACCACTTTTCTTATTTAAGATCTGATCCATTTCTTTCGTCGAAAGGTTCTCCTTCTCCATCAAATAGAGGAGAATATAGGGGTCTAAATCTCCGGAACGAGTTCCCATAACTAAACCTTCCAAGGGAGTAAAACCCATTGATGTATCAATTGATTTCCCGTTTTTAATCGCGGTAAAACTAACTCCGCTACCCATATGACAGGTTATCAAACGCAGCTTGGAAGGGTCTTTATCCATCATCTTAGCTGCTCTTCCAGCCACATATCGATGCGAAGTACCGTGGAAACCATAACGACGGATACCAAATTTTTCATAATATTCATAGGGTATAGCATAGATATAGGCATACTCAGGAATAGTGCCATGAAAAGCAGTATCAAATACGGCTATCTGAGGGGCTTTTGGCATAAGAGCCTGACAGGCTTCAATTCCAGAAATATTTGGTGGGTTATGAAGGGGTGCTAACTCTGAACAGGCTCGAATGGTTTTCAAAACCTCATCATCAATAAGAATTGAAGCAGTAAACTTTTCTCCCCCATGGACAACCCGATGACCAACAGCATCAATTTCTGATGGATCCTTAATAACCCCAATTTCAGGATCGGTCATCACTTCGATAATCCATTCCAATGCAATCCGGTGGTTCGGAACCTCCCTCTCTTTGGAATAGGATACTTGATGGTTGGTTTTATATTCGAGACGAGAACCTGGAATGCCGATCCTCTCTACTAATCCTTTGGCAATAACTTGATTATCGGTATTATCATTCATGCTGAGCAACTCATATTTAACCGTTGAACTCCCGCAATTTACCACTAAAATATTCAATTTCAATCATCCCTTTTCTTCGAATTATTTTCCTTCAAATTTATTCCAAAGATGAATTCTAATCAATAAATGTCCTTCCCCTCACAAAAATGAAATACCTTCTTTGAAAAAAAAATAACCTAAAATTGCGTTTGCAAAACCGTCACGGCAATTTGATCAACGATGTCTTGCGCTTTACATCCTCGCGACAAATCATTAACCGGTTTAGCCAACCCTTGCAATATTGGTCCTATGGCAGTTGCTCGAGCCAAGCGTTCGGTTAGTTTGTAACAAATATTTCCAGCATTGAGATCGGGGAAAATAAGAACATTCGCTTTCCCTGCTACCTTACTTCCAGGAGCTTTTTTGTCCCCGACTGAGGGAACCAAAGCAGCATCTCCTTGCAGCTCACCGTCGATAAGCAGTTCGGGTTTTAAAGAATGAGCAATTGCCGTCGCTTCGATAACCTTATCAACCAACTCGTGTCGGGCGCTTCCTTTGGTAGAAAAAGAAAGCATGGCGACTATCGGCTCAACACCTAAGAGCTGAATTGCCGAACGAGCGGTCGTGAGGGCAATATGAGCAAGTTCTTCCGAGTTAGGGTTAGGATTGAATCCAGAATCAGCATAGAGAAATACTCCATTTGACCCATATGGACAATCAGGAACAACCATCAGGAAGCAGCTTGAGGCCAATTTTACTCCAGGAGTAGTTTTAATGATCTGCAAAGCCGGACGGATAACATCGGGACTGGAAAGTGATGCTCCCGATACAATCCCATCTATGCGATCATGGTAAAGCATCATGCACGCATAATACATGCTGCTTTCTAGCCATTGCTCAGCCTGTTCTTGGGTAAGACCCTTTCCCTTACGCAACTCGTAAAGTGATTGAACGTATTCGGATCTTTGTTGGTCTTTTTTATGATCGATTATTTCAACTCCGGATAGAGAAATTCCTAAACTTTTTGATTTTTGTTCGATAATGGTTGGATCACCAACTAATTGAATAGCTGCGACTTGATCTCGGGTTGCGATTTCTGCCGCCTGAAGAACTCTTTCGTCGTCATATTCGGGAAGCGCTATGGTTTTTTTAAGGCTTTTCGCACGGTTACGGATTTCTTCCAAAACATTCATTCCATCCTTGTCTCCCTTCTCAATCCCCTATTGGGTTTTTATTAAATCTCTAACCTAAAAAAACCTTAATTTTCTAAAAAAGAATATGAAACAAGCTTTTTAGTTTACCATAAAAAGACTCATTTCTCTAAGAACTGTCATGCAACCACCTGCCCTAAACTCGGAATTTCTTCCTTAAATTTTTTTCCACGATCTCCGGGACCAACCCTCGAATACATCCCCCGAACTGGGCAATTTCTTTAACGACGGTTGAGTTCAAGTAGGAATATTCAGTACTGGTTGGGAGAAGAAATGTTTCTACCTCTGGGCATATTTTGCGATTAGTAATGGCAATTTGAGTTTCATATTCGTAATCAGATATTGCTCTCAAACCACGTAGAATAATACGGCAATTTTTTTGTCGCGCAAATTGCACCAAAAGACCCTGAAATATCTCAACCGTAACATTATTTAGGCCTTTGGTTGCTTCCAACATCATAGCTTCCCGTTCTTCCACGGTAAACAGAGGCTTTTTGTTAGGATTTTTTAAAAGACCCACAATCAAGCTATCAAATATTTTACTTCCACGAATGATAATATCAAGGTGTCCATTGGTCACCGGATCAAAACTACCAGGATAAATCGCTATCAATATACCTCTTCCTTTCTATAAGTTTCCCAAGTTTCCTCAACCTGATGGCAGCCCTCCCATTTATCAAAAACTACCAAACATTAAAACACTGTCGCCGTAGGTTCGGCGATTAGCCTGATAAAAAGAACATTCAAATAATGCGCTGGATTTTTTTGAAAAACGGATAACAATTAAACTGTTTTTTACCAACTCAAATAAATTATACATTTTTTCCAATACTTCAACAGGATTAGTCGAAAAGGGAGGGTCAAGGAAGACGATATTTGGAGGATCAACTTTGGGAACCCAGCGTTTTAAGTTGAAAAAATCTGCATAGAGAACTTGGGTTTGGTCCCGAAAACCACACAGCTCAACATTTCTTCGAATCACGGTAGTCATTTTCAAATCCTTTTCAACAAAAAAAACCTTGCCAGCTCCTCGGCTTAAGGCTTCAAGGCCTATCACCCCTGATCCGGCGAATATATCCCATACAATAGAATTTTCTAACGATAAAGGAGGTATTAAATCAAACAAGGTTTTTCGAAGAAATGACTGCATCGGACGAGTCTTTTGATTCCGAGGTCCGATAATTTTTCGATTTTTGATTAACCCTCCGGTTATATGCAGATACCCCATGCTAAACCTACCCGTCTTTTTAGATTAACACGATGAGTGACGAATAAATACATACCCACTCCTTTCCTTAAAATATTGGTTTCGTTCAAGCTTCGATCAGTAATTCATCTGATGAAATCTGGAAAAACCGTCTTTCAATTTCTTTTTTGAGAATTTGATTTTCCGGTTTCTGTAGTCGGGGATCATCTTGGAGAATAAAATTCGCTTCTTCATGAGCTTTTTCCAAAATTTTCCAATCCCGAAAAGGGTCGGCTAAATGAAATTCCAAAATTCCCGATTGCCTAACCCCATAAAATTCTCCCGGTCCTCTCATTTTGAGGTCTTCCTCAGCAATTAGAAACCCATCATCGGTATTGACCATTATTTCCATTCGTTTTTGTATATCTTGACTCTTCCCCTGGTAGAGCAAAACACACAAACCAACTTGATCTCCTCGACCAATTCTCCCCCGCAGTTGATGAAGTTGCGCCAAACCAAAGCGTTCGGCGTTTTCAATGACCATTACATTGGCATTGGGCACATCAATTCCCACTTCAATCACCGATGTAGCAACCAAGATTTGAATTCCTCCCCGAGAAAATCGAATCATGATATCATCCTTCTCTTTTGAAGGAAGTTTTCCATGTATCAACTCAACTCGGGAACGAGGAAACCATTTATTCTTAAGCTGTCCATAAACCTCATTCACATTGCTTAACTCGAGATCGCTTTCCTCAATTGCCGGACAAACCACGAAAGCTTGCTGTCCCTTCTCTAAAAAAGAGCCTACCTGTTGAAAGGCTTGAGCCTGTTCTTTCATAGAAAAAGCGACGGTTTCAACCGGTTTCCTCCCCACTGGTTTTTCATCAAGAACCGAAATATCCAGGTCTCCATAAAGAGTTAAGGCTAAAGTTCGGGGAATGGGCGTTGCCGACATCACCAAAAGATGAGGAACGACAGCTTTTTCTTTTAATCGGGAGCGTTGCTTTACACCAAAACGATGCTGCTCATCGACAATGACCAATCCCAATTGATTAAATTGAACATAATCCTCCAACAGAGCATGAGTCCCGATAACCAAATGTACCTTCCCCTCACTGATTTTCTCTATTATTTCATCTTTTTCTTTGCTTTGACCACCAGTTAATAAACCTACTTCGATCCCAAAATCCTTTAATACTTGGCTCCAACGCAGATAATGTTGATCAGCGAGGATTTCGGTTGGTGCCATCATAGCAACCTGCTGTCCGGCTTTTACAATATACAAAGCCCCTATGATAGCGACCAAGGTTTTCCCAGAACCAACATCTCCCTGGAGCAACCGATTCATGAGGCTGCCACTGGTCAGATTATTTTCTATTTGTTTTATTACTTTTTTCTGAGCGAAAGTCAACTCGAAAGGAAGTTTTTGAACAAAATGATCAATGAATTTCCGATCGAGAACAATAGGTTGGACTCGACAAGCTTGAATTTGATGTCGTCGAACCTTAAGACTTAAAGCAAAAAGAAGAAATTCCTCAAAAATGAGGGCAATTTGTGATCGAGATCGATGCTTATTCAATTCAGAAAATGAAGATCGGCTCGGATGGTGAAGCTCTAAAATTGCTTCGGGTTTTCTTTGAAGATGATATTTTTCTCGAATAGGCTGAGGAATAGTATCTTGAAAAACGGACAATGTTGTCTTAAGCGCTGTATCGATTAAAGAACGTAATTTTTTAGTAGTAAGCCCATCGGTTAAACCATAAACCGGTAGGATGGATTCAAATTGAATATCTTCAGAATCGATAATTTCATACTCAAAACGACTGGTTTCTTTCTTTCCATAAGCCATTTGAAAAAAACCGGTGAGGAGGATTTTTTTCCCCGGTGTGAGAATTCGAGCCAAAAAATCTCGGTTAAAACAAACCAAAGAGACTTGCCCAGTTTTGTCTTGAATCACTATTTTCAATAATCGCCCTCTCCGGGTCGCTATTCGTTCGTGTCGAACCACCATTCCCATTACTGTCTGTAAAACTGAGCTTCCTACCTTGGCAATAGGAATAATCTGTCCTCGGTCTTGGTAAAGACGAGGAAAATAAAAAATGAGGTCTTCTCGGGTATAAATATTCAATCGATTGAGCTGTTTTTCAACAACTGGTCCAACTCCATTTATGGTTCGAACCGAAAGCTGAGAATCCACCGACTTGGTGGGTGGCGAAGGTTGGGGTGTAAAAGGTTGTGATTGATGACCATCTTTGAGGTAGGTTTCCAGATCTCTCAGAAAAATACTCTTGGCTGAGTTCGACATTTGGGGATACCTATCGACATCGATTAATAGTTCTTCAGGAACTGAAATAGAGAGCTTTTGGATCATTTTTTTTAGGTATTGATCAAATCCACCAAATACAGTTTGATTATCCAGTCGTTGAGATTCTTGTTCGATGATTTTTTTTAGTCGTTCTCTATCCATCTCCATTTTGATTGCACCCGATGGTATTGTAACCTGATATGAGAGCTAAGACAACGGAAAGATTTTTATCACTTGGTAAGAATGAGTTGAATTTACCATTTCCTTTGTGCTATATTACTCGTCGAAACGTGAAAATGACGAGAAAGGGTGAATTCAAAATGGCAACCTGCGAAGTTTGTGGGAAAAAACCGGTTTTTGGTAATAAGATCAGCCACTCCCACCGAGTTACAAGAAAAATGTGGAGACCAAATATTCAGAAAGTCCGAGTACGTTTGAATGGTCATTCGGTAAAAATGAACATCTGCACCTCTTGTTTAAAGGCTGGAAAAATAAAAAAAGCGTAAGTTTGCTTACGCTTTTTTTATTACAAAAAACTTTGCTTTCCTCTAAACCCATATTAAAACCTCTTGATTTTATCCGATATTTCGCGTACTTTTTGGGTAATTTTGTCTTCTTGGGAAAATATCAATGAACCAGCAGCAATAATCGATGCACCGCAAGATGCTAAATACTCAATATTGTTTTCATGAATACCACCATCAATTTCAATTAAAGTATTCAACCCTCGCAATTTAATTTTTTTCTTCAATTGAATAATTTTCTGGTCCATACCGGGGATGATTTTCTGTCCTCCAAATCCCGGATTAACGGTCATCAGCAACACCATATATAATTTCGGGAGAATCTGGTCGAGCATGTGTACTGGTGTTCCAGGAGCAACAGCCAATGAAGCTTTGGCACCAGCTTTTAGAATAAGATTGATTAAAAAATCAAAATCGGGAACAACTTCCAAATGAAAACTAATATTGTCAGCACCAGCATGAATAAAATCAAGGTAACAATCCTGGGGGTTTTGGATCATGAGATGGACATCCAGAAAAGCTTTCGGTAGTATTTTCCGAACTGCTTCGACAATTAAGGTCCCAAAGGTAATGTTGGGAACAAAATGCCCATCCATAACATCAATATGAATCACCTCTACTCCGCCCTCTTGAGCCATGAGTAATTGTTCTTTAAGACGAGAAAAATCGCAAGACAAAATTGAAGGGGCTAATAGTGCCATAAACACCACCTATTCAAGCATTTTATAATTCTTTTTCCCAATAATAATAACCGTTTAAATAAATCAGGACTTTCCCTTTCCCCTTCGTTCGTGATAAAATTTCCACCGTTTCTCCACCCTGATGTTCTTCTTCGTAAACCACCCGTTCTCCCAATTCATCATTTACTACGATTCTCACTATAATTGGGACTCTGG
Protein-coding sequences here:
- the coaD gene encoding pantetheine-phosphate adenylyltransferase, producing MLIAIYPGSFDPVTNGHLDIIIRGSKIFDSLIVGLLKNPNKKPLFTVEEREAMMLEATKGLNNVTVEIFQGLLVQFARQKNCRIILRGLRAISDYEYETQIAITNRKICPEVETFLLPTSTEYSYLNSTVVKEIAQFGGCIRGLVPEIVEKNLRKKFRV
- the rpmF gene encoding 50S ribosomal protein L32; the encoded protein is MANLTNKTSRSNRDKRRTHWVVKAPNLIECSHCHALRLSHRVCPACGYYKGKQVIKSKE
- a CDS encoding YceD family protein → MKVYIGDVKKEVGWTSKESLSKNFPPLSFGEEKIPFAQPVRVDLTVTNFGPGLLLEGKIETALIFPCSRCLEPFIHKMEAPLKLEFRNLDRITRESDFEAEAKSADDMYYYHEEDAEIDIERGVIDALLVYFPMKPICAEECQGLCPICGINLNQSHCDCKKTNIDPRLAALRKIKLEK
- a CDS encoding acetate/propionate family kinase → MNILVVNCGSSTVKYELLSMNDNTDNQVIAKGLVERIGIPGSRLEYKTNHQVSYSKEREVPNHRIALEWIIEVMTDPEIGVIKDPSEIDAVGHRVVHGGEKFTASILIDDEVLKTIRACSELAPLHNPPNISGIEACQALMPKAPQIAVFDTAFHGTIPEYAYIYAIPYEYYEKFGIRRYGFHGTSHRYVAGRAAKMMDKDPSKLRLITCHMGSGVSFTAIKNGKSIDTSMGFTPLEGLVMGTRSGDLDPYILLYLMEKENLSTKEMDQILNKKSGVVGISGISSDTRDIEAAAPTNHRAQLTLDIIAYRAKKYIGAYYAILGDLDGIVFTAGIGENSSYIRKTICEGLEPLGISIDKDKNTVRRREAFINSEQSKVKLMVIPTNEEFMIALDTYQLVHDLER
- the pta gene encoding phosphate acetyltransferase is translated as MNVLEEIRNRAKSLKKTIALPEYDDERVLQAAEIATRDQVAAIQLVGDPTIIEQKSKSLGISLSGVEIIDHKKDQQRSEYVQSLYELRKGKGLTQEQAEQWLESSMYYACMMLYHDRIDGIVSGASLSSPDVIRPALQIIKTTPGVKLASSCFLMVVPDCPYGSNGVFLYADSGFNPNPNSEELAHIALTTARSAIQLLGVEPIVAMLSFSTKGSARHELVDKVIEATAIAHSLKPELLIDGELQGDAALVPSVGDKKAPGSKVAGKANVLIFPDLNAGNICYKLTERLARATAIGPILQGLAKPVNDLSRGCKAQDIVDQIAVTVLQTQF
- the fabG gene encoding 3-oxoacyl-ACP reductase FabG gives rise to the protein MVDLRNQIAIITGAGRGIGFATAKILGGYGATPIICDVLPESELSKTIDHLQSNGIDSFSYRVDVTNKEQIDKMVQDVLERWGHIDILVNNAGLTRDAALLRMKDEDWHLVLNVCLQGTYQCTKSVLKSMVKRRYGRIINISSVVGVIGNAGQVNYSSAKAAIIGFTKSLAREIASRGITVNAIAPGFFDTDMTRNLPEAIKEGWINQIPVGRLGQPEEIAEAVAFLSSQAAAYITGQTLHINGGMVMY
- the plsX gene encoding phosphate acyltransferase PlsX, which encodes MKIAVDAWGGDYAPVEILKGIKNAVFNDLELIVIGSKQKLSPLYSELNMNEDLFPIEDTPQVIEMKEHPAEAIRKKPQSTIVRGVQLLAQKKIDAFISAGNSGALMAAAWFGLQRIADIERPAIATLIPNVDSSTVLLDVGANVDCKPKQLLHFGVMGAEYAKAALNIERPRVGLLTIGEEEGKGNELVKSAYQYFKNRCDFLNFEFIGNVEGHDIIDGKADVVVCDGFTGNALLKFGEGLLEFINNMLFLHIVDEELRKRLKEVWKRFDRSEIGGAPLLGVEGICMVCHGKSRARDLTSAIFRAKDLVEQKMAERIRDGLSHLNCIQ
- the fabK gene encoding enoyl-[acyl-carrier-protein] reductase FabK yields the protein METRVTKVLGINYPILQGGMAWVSTAPLVAAVSNAGGLGIIGAGGMDANELRENIHQVRTLTEKPYGVNLMLLSPHINEQIEVVKEERVPIVTTGAGNPSRLIDDFSERGIITIPVVASVQLAKRLVRHGIRAIIAEGMESGGHIGEITTMCLVPQMVDALDIPVIAAGGIGDGRGMAAVFALGAEGVQVGTRFVCSNECSIHPFYKEAIVNSQDRSTIMTGMSTGHPVRCLKNRLTRKFEELETHRASREEIEALGSGSLRRAVCEGDVEEGSVMAGQISGLIHDIKPVSEIIQDMLVEFQNTLARLTLLGKE
- a CDS encoding RsmD family RNA methyltransferase, translating into MGYLHITGGLIKNRKIIGPRNQKTRPMQSFLRKTLFDLIPPLSLENSIVWDIFAGSGVIGLEALSRGAGKVFFVEKDLKMTTVIRRNVELCGFRDQTQVLYADFFNLKRWVPKVDPPNIVFLDPPFSTNPVEVLEKMYNLFELVKNSLIVIRFSKKSSALFECSFYQANRRTYGDSVLMFGSF
- the fabD gene encoding ACP S-malonyltransferase, whose product is MDQWVFLFPGQGSQRVGMVQDFLNHYPQQTQEFFNIAQEKIGVDLLKLSQEGPEEELNLTYNTQPALLTLSALIYQIMSSKISFTPVAVAGHSLGEYSALVAAGSINFSDAVFLVRKRGEIMQNAVPAGNGTMVAVIGLPDQQLKPLIEELSHNGKIEIANYNSSEQVVFSLEKTLVPSVMENAKSRGAKKIIELRVSAPFHSSFMREAAHEFQTILSQISIAQPQVRFLSNVTADYLNDPEKIRELLNQQMVSPVKWKDIMDRLYQDGYRRFVEIGPGNVLSKLFKREYGQVETRSIQSASVLNEWMKEAS